The following are encoded in a window of Ricinus communis isolate WT05 ecotype wild-type chromosome 4, ASM1957865v1, whole genome shotgun sequence genomic DNA:
- the LOC8266360 gene encoding GRAS family protein RAD1 → MRRRLFPNDLSHDETINETSSLDISLSAMAYYPYPYLPILENNESIFVLDFSDETREHKKRIKRALSFAESTGSDGIYNTGGSGSGSGSNDTISRSCSTNSLNSLPRLHFRDHIWTYTQRYLAAEAVEEGAEAMANSEEGENHGEGGNTDGMRLVQLLIACAEAVACRDKSHASALLSELRSSALVFGSSFQRVASCFFQGLADRLSLVQPLGTVSLVTPIMNIMDIASDKKEEALSLVYEICPHIQFGHFVANSSILEAFEGESFVHVVDLGMTLGLPHGHQWRQLIQSLANRAGKPPCRLRITAVGLCVGRFQTIGDELVEYAKDVGINLEFSVVESTLENLQPDDIKVFDGEVLVVNSILQLHCVVKESRGALNSVLQTIHALSPKILALVEQDSSHNGPFFLGRFMEALHYYSAIFDSLDAMLPRYDTRRAKMEQFYFAEEIKNIVSCEGPARVERHEKVDQWRRRMSRAGFQAAPVKMMAQAKQWLGKNKVCDGYTVVEEKGCLVLGWKSKPIVAASCWKC, encoded by the coding sequence ATGCGTCGTAGGTTGTTCCCAAATGACCTCTCCCATGATGAAACAATTAATGAAACGAGCAGCCTTGATATCAGTCTTTCTGCTATGGCTTACTATCCTTATCCTTACTTGCCCATATTAGAGAACAATGAGTCTATCTTTGTCCTTGATTTCTCTGATGAAACAAGAGAACATAAAAAAAGGATTAAACGAGCTCTAAGTTTCGCAGAATCCACTGGGAGCGATGGTATCTATAATACTGGTGGTAGTGGCAGTGGCAGTGGCAGTAATGATACTATAAGCCGCAGTTGTAGTACTAATAGCTTGAATAGCTTGCCAAGGCTTCATTTTAGAGATCACATATGGACTTATACTCAAAGATATCTTGCAGCTGAGGCTGTCGAAGAGGGAGCAGAAGCCATGGCCAATTCTGAGGAAGGTGAAAATCATGGAGAAGGTGGGAATACTGATGGGATGAGGCTTGTTCAGCTTTTAATTGCTTGTGCTGAAGCTGTTGCTTGTCGGGATAAGTCACATGCCTCAGCCCTGTTATCCGAGCTTCGGTCCAGTGCTTTAGTCTTTGGCTCTTCTTTCCAGCGTGTAGCATCTTGCTTTTTCCAAGGCCTTGCTGATAGGCTGTCTCTGGTTCAACCTCTAGGGACAGTCAGTTTAGTTACACCAATAATGAACATAATGGACATTGCCTCGGATAAGAAAGAAGAAGCGTTGAGCCTTGTTTATGAAATTTGCCCACATATTCAGTTTGGTCACTTTGTGGCCAACTCGTCAATATTGGAAGCCTTTGAGGGAGAGAGTTTTGTCCATGTTGTGGACTTGGGAATGACCCTTGGTCTACCACATGGTCACCAATGGCGCCAGCTGATCCAAAGCCTCGCTAATCGTGCTGGAAAGCCACCCTGCCGCCTTAGAATAACTGCTGTAGGTCTTTGTGTTGGTAGGTTTCAAACCATCGGGGATGAGCTCGTGGAATATGCAAAAGATGTAGGTATTAATTTGGAGTTCTCTGTGGTGGAAAGCACCCTCGAAAACCTGCAGCCTGATGACATCAAAGTGTTTGATGGTGAAGTTCTTGTTGTGAACAGCATCCTCCAACTGCATTGTGTGGTTAAAGAAAGCAGAGGAGCCCTGAATTCTGTTTTGCAGACTATTCATGCTCTTTCACCGAAAATTCTTGCTCTAGTCGAGCAAGATTCAAGCCACAATGGGCCATTCTTTCTGGGAAGATTCATGGAAGCCCTGCATTACTATTCAGCAATATTTGATTCCCTGGATGCCATGCTGCCCAGATATGACACAAGGCGAGCAAAGATGGAACAGTTTTACTTTGCAGAGGAGATAAAGAACATTGTGAGCTGTGAGGGGCCAGCAAGGGTGGAGCGGCACGAGAAGGTGGACCAGTGGCGTAGGAGAATGAGCCGTGCAGGATTCCAGGCTGCACCAGTTAAGATGATGGCTCAGGCCAAGCAATGGCTAGGGAAGAATAAGGTTTGTGATGGCTATACTGTTGTGGAAGAGAAGGGTTGCTTGGTCCTTGGTTGGAAATCAAAGCCTATAGTTGCAGCTTCTTGCTGGAAATGCTAA